The Marinobacter salsuginis sequence AGGCATTGTCTGTGGTGTCCGCCACCACGGTTAACGCCGTTGTTACCGGCATGCCGGCGGACAGCATGGTAGCAAAATTCCTCGCGAACCGACTGAGCGTGATCAATTCCAGCAATGGTCCGATAATTGGCAACCTGAGTTTGTAACGATCCCAGGTCAGCCGGCCCTGTTCCGTCTGCTTCCATTGCCGCAGCAGGAGGCCGCCTGCAGCGATCGCAAAGAGCATCACGTACCAGTAGGCCAGAAGGAAATTGGAGGTTCCGACCAATACCTGGGTCAGGAACGGCAGGTCCGCCCCCAGCTTGTCGAACACCGAAGCGAATTTCGGGATAACCAGAAAGTTCACGACCATCAGCGCCGATAACAGGGCGATAATGACGAACATCGGATAGCGCATGGCCTGTTTGAGGCGACGCTTGGTGTCCCGCTCAAGCTCGAGAATTTCTGACAGGCGTCGGAAGGCGTCGTCCAGCATCCCGGTGTTCTCGCCCACATGGATCATGGCAATAAATAACTCCGAGAAAACCTTCGGATGCGCCTGCATGGCCGTCGCCATGGTTGTGCCGCCTTCGAGCCGGGTGGTCACATCCTCCAGTACTTCCGCCAGCACCGGTGAACGGGTGGTTTCCGCCAGGCCGCGCATGGTGCGGATCAGGGGGATACCCGCCTTGGTCAGGGCATGCATCTGGCGACAGAAAACAATCAGCTCATCGAGGGTGACCTTCTTCCGGAATATCGGCAGCCGGTTCAATCGATCAACAACCGAATCCGTATCCTCCACCTCCCGGATGGAGAGCGGGGTTATCCCCCGGCGCATCAGCTCAGTAGCAGCGGCATCGGCATTGGGAGCGCCCAGCAAACCCTGCTGGACACTGCCACGATTATCCTTGCCCCGGTAGCTGAACTGCATCAGGCACCTCCACCAACAGGCTCATCCGGCAAGGGAATCTCGTCATCGGGCGAGAAATCACCCTCGGAGGTCGCCGCCACCCGGGCCACTTCCTCCAGCGTGGTGGTGCCCTGTAACGCAAAATCCATGGCGCACTGTCCGAGCGGTCGGTA is a genomic window containing:
- a CDS encoding type II secretion system F family protein is translated as MQFSYRGKDNRGSVQQGLLGAPNADAAATELMRRGITPLSIREVEDTDSVVDRLNRLPIFRKKVTLDELIVFCRQMHALTKAGIPLIRTMRGLAETTRSPVLAEVLEDVTTRLEGGTTMATAMQAHPKVFSELFIAMIHVGENTGMLDDAFRRLSEILELERDTKRRLKQAMRYPMFVIIALLSALMVVNFLVIPKFASVFDKLGADLPFLTQVLVGTSNFLLAYWYVMLFAIAAGGLLLRQWKQTEQGRLTWDRYKLRLPIIGPLLELITLSRFARNFATMLSAGMPVTTALTVVADTTDNAWISTHIKGMRGGIERGETLLRTARQSEMFTPLILQMIAVGEETGSVDDMLNNVADFYDEDVDYGLKRLAESIEPILIVAMGILVLILALGVFLPIWDLGAAAMGRG